A section of the Melopsittacus undulatus isolate bMelUnd1 chromosome 3, bMelUnd1.mat.Z, whole genome shotgun sequence genome encodes:
- the TBXT gene encoding T-box transcription factor T isoform X2, translating to MSSPGTEGAGKAPQYRVDHLLSAVESELQAGSEKGDPTERELRVTLEDNDLWLRFKELTNEMIVTKNGRRMFPVLKVSVSGLDPNAMYSFLLDFVAADGHRWKYVNGEWVPGGKPEPQAPSCVYIHPDSPNFGAHWMKAPVSFSKVKLTNKLNGGGQIMLNSLHKYEPRIHIVRVGGPQRMITSHSFPETQFIAVTAYQNEEITALKIKYNPFAKAFLDAKERSDHKDMMEEVGDNQQSGYSQCSWLIPGTGALCPPANPHPQFGAPLSLSPAHSCERYSSLRNHRPAPYPNPYTHRNNSPTSYADNSSACLSMLQSHDNWSSLGVPAHTTMLPMSHSTGTATSSSQYPNLWSVSNSTITPVSQSSGMSNGLSSQFLRGSPGHYTALPHPVTAASSASPLYDSGAPSDLPDSQYDPSAHARLASTWTPITPPSM from the exons ATGAGCTCCCCCGGGACGGAGGGAGCGGGCAAGGCCCCGCAGTACCGCGTGGATCACTTGCTGAGCGCCGTGGAGAGCGAGCTGCAGGCGGGCAGCGAGAAGGGCGACCCCACGGAGAGGGAGCTGCGGGTCACGCTGGAGGACAACGACCTGTGGCTGCGCTTCAAGGAGCTCACCAACGAGATGATCGTCACCAAGAACGGCAG GAGGATGTTCCCGGTGCTGAAGGTGAGCGTGTCGGGGCTGGACCCCAACGCCATGTATTCATTCCTGCTGGACTTCGTGGCGGCCGACGGGCACCGCTGGAAGTATGTGAACGGGGAGTGGGTACCGGGCGGGAAGCCGGAGCCGCAGGCGCCCAGCTGCGTGTACATCCATCCCGACTCCCCCAACTTCGGCGCACACTGGATGAAGGCTCCCGTCTCCTTCAGTAAAGTCAAACTCACCAACAAGCTCAATGGCGGCGGGCAG ATCATGTTGAACTCTCTGCACAAGTACGAGCCCAGGATTCACATAGTGCGAGTGGGTGGCCCGCAGCGGATGATCACCAGCCATTCCTTCCCAGAGACTCAGTTTATAGCCGTGACAGCGTACCAGAATGAGGAG aTAAcggctttaaaaattaaatacaatccGTTTGCAAAGGCATTTCTTGATGCAAAGGAAAG AAGTGATCACAAAGACATGATGGAGGAAGTGGGAGACAACCAGCAGTCTGGGTATTCGCAGT GTAGTTGGCTTATTCCTGGGACTGGGGCTCTGTGCCCACCTGCTAATCCTCACCCTCAGTTTGGAGCCCCCCTGTCGCTCTCCCCTGCTCACAGCTGTGAAAGGTACTCATCGCTGAGGAACCACCGTCCTGCCCCCTACCCCAACCCCTACACCCATAGAAACAACTCTCCAA caTCCTATGCCGATAACTCCTCTGCCTGCCTTTCCATGCTGCAGTCCCATGACAACTGGTCTTCTCTAGGAGTTCCCGCACACACAACAATGCTGCCCATGAGTCACAGCACTGGCACAGCCACCAGCTCCAG TCAGTATCCCAACCTATGGTCTGTGAGTAACAGCACCATCACTCCAGTGTCTCAGTCAAGTGGGATGTCCAATGGCCTGAGCTCCCAGTTCCTACGTGGCTCTCCAGGACACTACACTGCCCTCCCGCACCCGgtcactgctgcctcctctgcttCCCCACTGTACGACAGTGGGGCACCCTCCGACCTGCCTGATAGCCAGTATGATCCCTCAGCGCATGCCAGGCTGGCATCCACGTGGACACCTATCACCCCCCCTTCCATGTAA
- the TBXT gene encoding T-box transcription factor T isoform X1, which produces MSSPGTEGAGKAPQYRVDHLLSAVESELQAGSEKGDPTERELRVTLEDNDLWLRFKELTNEMIVTKNGRRMFPVLKVSVSGLDPNAMYSFLLDFVAADGHRWKYVNGEWVPGGKPEPQAPSCVYIHPDSPNFGAHWMKAPVSFSKVKLTNKLNGGGQIMLNSLHKYEPRIHIVRVGGPQRMITSHSFPETQFIAVTAYQNEEITALKIKYNPFAKAFLDAKERSDHKDMMEEVGDNQQSGYSQLGSWLIPGTGALCPPANPHPQFGAPLSLSPAHSCERYSSLRNHRPAPYPNPYTHRNNSPTSYADNSSACLSMLQSHDNWSSLGVPAHTTMLPMSHSTGTATSSSQYPNLWSVSNSTITPVSQSSGMSNGLSSQFLRGSPGHYTALPHPVTAASSASPLYDSGAPSDLPDSQYDPSAHARLASTWTPITPPSM; this is translated from the exons ATGAGCTCCCCCGGGACGGAGGGAGCGGGCAAGGCCCCGCAGTACCGCGTGGATCACTTGCTGAGCGCCGTGGAGAGCGAGCTGCAGGCGGGCAGCGAGAAGGGCGACCCCACGGAGAGGGAGCTGCGGGTCACGCTGGAGGACAACGACCTGTGGCTGCGCTTCAAGGAGCTCACCAACGAGATGATCGTCACCAAGAACGGCAG GAGGATGTTCCCGGTGCTGAAGGTGAGCGTGTCGGGGCTGGACCCCAACGCCATGTATTCATTCCTGCTGGACTTCGTGGCGGCCGACGGGCACCGCTGGAAGTATGTGAACGGGGAGTGGGTACCGGGCGGGAAGCCGGAGCCGCAGGCGCCCAGCTGCGTGTACATCCATCCCGACTCCCCCAACTTCGGCGCACACTGGATGAAGGCTCCCGTCTCCTTCAGTAAAGTCAAACTCACCAACAAGCTCAATGGCGGCGGGCAG ATCATGTTGAACTCTCTGCACAAGTACGAGCCCAGGATTCACATAGTGCGAGTGGGTGGCCCGCAGCGGATGATCACCAGCCATTCCTTCCCAGAGACTCAGTTTATAGCCGTGACAGCGTACCAGAATGAGGAG aTAAcggctttaaaaattaaatacaatccGTTTGCAAAGGCATTTCTTGATGCAAAGGAAAG AAGTGATCACAAAGACATGATGGAGGAAGTGGGAGACAACCAGCAGTCTGGGTATTCGCAGT TAGGTAGTTGGCTTATTCCTGGGACTGGGGCTCTGTGCCCACCTGCTAATCCTCACCCTCAGTTTGGAGCCCCCCTGTCGCTCTCCCCTGCTCACAGCTGTGAAAGGTACTCATCGCTGAGGAACCACCGTCCTGCCCCCTACCCCAACCCCTACACCCATAGAAACAACTCTCCAA caTCCTATGCCGATAACTCCTCTGCCTGCCTTTCCATGCTGCAGTCCCATGACAACTGGTCTTCTCTAGGAGTTCCCGCACACACAACAATGCTGCCCATGAGTCACAGCACTGGCACAGCCACCAGCTCCAG TCAGTATCCCAACCTATGGTCTGTGAGTAACAGCACCATCACTCCAGTGTCTCAGTCAAGTGGGATGTCCAATGGCCTGAGCTCCCAGTTCCTACGTGGCTCTCCAGGACACTACACTGCCCTCCCGCACCCGgtcactgctgcctcctctgcttCCCCACTGTACGACAGTGGGGCACCCTCCGACCTGCCTGATAGCCAGTATGATCCCTCAGCGCATGCCAGGCTGGCATCCACGTGGACACCTATCACCCCCCCTTCCATGTAA
- the TBXT gene encoding T-box transcription factor T isoform X3, which produces MSSPGTEGAGKAPQYRVDHLLSAVESELQAGSEKGDPTERELRVTLEDNDLWLRFKELTNEMIVTKNGRRMFPVLKVSVSGLDPNAMYSFLLDFVAADGHRWKYVNGEWVPGGKPEPQAPSCVYIHPDSPNFGAHWMKAPVSFSKVKLTNKLNGGGQIMLNSLHKYEPRIHIVRVGGPQRMITSHSFPETQFIAVTAYQNEEITALKIKYNPFAKAFLDAKERSDHKDMMEEVGDNQQSGYSQSSYADNSSACLSMLQSHDNWSSLGVPAHTTMLPMSHSTGTATSSSQYPNLWSVSNSTITPVSQSSGMSNGLSSQFLRGSPGHYTALPHPVTAASSASPLYDSGAPSDLPDSQYDPSAHARLASTWTPITPPSM; this is translated from the exons ATGAGCTCCCCCGGGACGGAGGGAGCGGGCAAGGCCCCGCAGTACCGCGTGGATCACTTGCTGAGCGCCGTGGAGAGCGAGCTGCAGGCGGGCAGCGAGAAGGGCGACCCCACGGAGAGGGAGCTGCGGGTCACGCTGGAGGACAACGACCTGTGGCTGCGCTTCAAGGAGCTCACCAACGAGATGATCGTCACCAAGAACGGCAG GAGGATGTTCCCGGTGCTGAAGGTGAGCGTGTCGGGGCTGGACCCCAACGCCATGTATTCATTCCTGCTGGACTTCGTGGCGGCCGACGGGCACCGCTGGAAGTATGTGAACGGGGAGTGGGTACCGGGCGGGAAGCCGGAGCCGCAGGCGCCCAGCTGCGTGTACATCCATCCCGACTCCCCCAACTTCGGCGCACACTGGATGAAGGCTCCCGTCTCCTTCAGTAAAGTCAAACTCACCAACAAGCTCAATGGCGGCGGGCAG ATCATGTTGAACTCTCTGCACAAGTACGAGCCCAGGATTCACATAGTGCGAGTGGGTGGCCCGCAGCGGATGATCACCAGCCATTCCTTCCCAGAGACTCAGTTTATAGCCGTGACAGCGTACCAGAATGAGGAG aTAAcggctttaaaaattaaatacaatccGTTTGCAAAGGCATTTCTTGATGCAAAGGAAAG AAGTGATCACAAAGACATGATGGAGGAAGTGGGAGACAACCAGCAGTCTGGGTATTCGCAGT caTCCTATGCCGATAACTCCTCTGCCTGCCTTTCCATGCTGCAGTCCCATGACAACTGGTCTTCTCTAGGAGTTCCCGCACACACAACAATGCTGCCCATGAGTCACAGCACTGGCACAGCCACCAGCTCCAG TCAGTATCCCAACCTATGGTCTGTGAGTAACAGCACCATCACTCCAGTGTCTCAGTCAAGTGGGATGTCCAATGGCCTGAGCTCCCAGTTCCTACGTGGCTCTCCAGGACACTACACTGCCCTCCCGCACCCGgtcactgctgcctcctctgcttCCCCACTGTACGACAGTGGGGCACCCTCCGACCTGCCTGATAGCCAGTATGATCCCTCAGCGCATGCCAGGCTGGCATCCACGTGGACACCTATCACCCCCCCTTCCATGTAA